A single Leptospiraceae bacterium DNA region contains:
- a CDS encoding Hsp33 family molecular chaperone HslO yields MEKEIKFLFQFNKNNQQDLFVRGIIPELNVRFVFAQLKEALKEIRQLQELSIQAQALLGEVIMGAFLLTSREIKEFHEQIGIQIHSDGVIKRIIAFANSYGGVRGIISPPDAEWEGELHQGKGEGILQVNKFKMTSKKIYSSAVEMRKVPFSKNIEEYISKSDQVNAFVGIFSLYDKYQPQKPVEIFGYFFEALPDTSFDQIDALANFIQKTDFPTFFQTLFYEHQTNQKRTFHQQYRVEILQTGNLFFYCDCSLEKIEEVIFTLGKDEIHAILKEEGKVEITCEFCKKKYTFNENDIQKLFMKKNNL; encoded by the coding sequence ATGGAGAAAGAAATCAAGTTTTTGTTTCAGTTTAATAAAAACAATCAGCAGGACCTTTTTGTTCGTGGAATAATCCCTGAGTTGAACGTTCGGTTTGTGTTTGCTCAACTGAAAGAAGCTCTGAAAGAAATCCGTCAGCTCCAAGAACTATCGATACAAGCTCAGGCGTTGTTGGGGGAAGTGATCATGGGGGCGTTTTTACTCACTTCTCGAGAAATCAAAGAGTTTCACGAACAAATTGGGATCCAAATCCACAGTGATGGAGTCATAAAAAGAATCATTGCTTTTGCTAATAGTTATGGAGGGGTTCGAGGGATTATTTCTCCTCCTGATGCGGAATGGGAGGGAGAACTCCATCAAGGAAAGGGGGAAGGGATACTTCAAGTCAACAAATTCAAAATGACGAGTAAAAAGATTTATTCTTCGGCGGTGGAAATGAGGAAGGTCCCCTTTTCGAAAAATATCGAAGAATACATTAGCAAATCCGATCAAGTGAATGCCTTTGTAGGGATTTTTTCTCTTTATGACAAATACCAACCCCAAAAGCCAGTAGAAATCTTTGGATATTTTTTCGAAGCTCTGCCTGATACTTCTTTCGATCAGATTGATGCTTTGGCAAATTTCATACAAAAAACGGATTTTCCTACTTTCTTTCAAACTCTGTTTTATGAGCATCAAACAAATCAAAAAAGAACCTTCCATCAGCAGTATCGAGTAGAAATCCTACAGACGGGGAACTTATTTTTTTATTGTGATTGTAGCTTGGAGAAAATTGAAGAAGTGATCTTTACGCTCGGCAAAGACGAAATCCATGCAATTTTAAAAGAAGAAGGCAAAGTAGAAATTACTTGCGAATTTTGTAAAAAAAAATATACTTTCAATGAAAATGATATACAAAAATTGTTTATGAAAAAAAACAATTTATAA
- the cas2 gene encoding CRISPR-associated endonuclease Cas2, which translates to MNIETEVIIGYDVQDNKRKNKLIKTLKKEGLIRISKSQFFGFFTSLRETCHSARVPSNLKEDKEFLVDVPFSKMIRDHHFGHTNLELLKKFLIL; encoded by the coding sequence ATGAACATCGAAACCGAAGTGATTATTGGTTATGACGTCCAAGATAACAAGCGAAAAAATAAGTTAATCAAAACTCTCAAAAAGGAAGGGCTAATCCGTATCTCCAAAAGTCAGTTTTTTGGGTTTTTTACTTCCCTCCGAGAAACGTGCCATAGTGCGAGAGTTCCATCGAATTTAAAAGAAGATAAGGAATTTCTTGTGGATGTGCCTTTTTCGAAAATGATACGTGATCACCACTTTGGCCATACCAACTTGGAGCTGTTGAAAAAATTTTTGATTCTATGA